A genomic segment from Deltaproteobacteria bacterium encodes:
- a CDS encoding NGG1p interacting factor NIF3, producing the protein MHVLVVYVPATHLETVKEAVFAAGAGHYENYDSCCWQVLGQGQFRPLEGSDPHIGAHGRIETVDEYRVELVCRDNVLPDVLRALIAAHPYEEPAYAAWPILTIRDFPVAD; encoded by the coding sequence ATGCACGTTCTCGTCGTCTATGTTCCGGCGACCCATCTGGAAACCGTCAAGGAAGCTGTGTTCGCCGCCGGAGCCGGACATTACGAAAACTACGACTCCTGTTGCTGGCAGGTCCTCGGCCAGGGCCAGTTCCGCCCCCTGGAAGGCAGCGACCCGCACATCGGGGCTCACGGCCGCATCGAAACCGTCGACGAATACCGGGTCGAACTCGTCTGCCGCGACAATGTCCTTCCCGATGTCTTGCGGGCTCTGATTGCGGCCCACCCGTACGAAGAACCGGCCTACGCGGCCTGGCCAATTCTTACGATCCGGGACTTCCCGGTTGCAGACTGA